The genomic DNA CTCAGAATTATCCCGGGAATAAAGCAGATGTCTCATATTGGAGACAAATGGAAGATCTCTGGCGATAATAACGATGCACTCATCCGCTCACTGGTTCGTTTGAGTGAACGGGAAGGGCTGACGATTATTTCTTTACATACTCTCGCCCCAACACTTGACGATGTATTTCTCCAGCTGACCGGAGGGCAGTATTCATGAATACCCGGATTATTGGTGAACAGGTTCTACGAGCATGGGCTGTTGCAAAGAAAGATATCAGAATTTATTACTATAAACCCCCGGTGCTGATCTCCGGCATACTGATGCCGGTATTTCTCTATCTGGCATTTCTCATGGGGAGCAAACCGATATCCATGTCTTTTTTAATATCCGGACTGCTTGGAATGACATTGTTCTTCACATCAACCGCAGTTTCCCCTGTCATATTTCCCTGGGAAGGACAGGCAAAAACTTTAGAGCGGCTTGTCTCCTGCCCGATATCTCCTGAAGCCATCATCCTTGGGGATTTGATAGCATCCTCGGTATTTGGTATTGCAGTAACCTTGGTTGCACTTATAATTGGTCTAATACTCGGAGCATCGGTTTTGAACTTTTTTTTACTCATCTGTGTAATTATTCTTGGAGCACTATGTTTTTCAGCAATCGGAATTCTGTTATCTGTTCCGCCAACTGCTATCCCCCAGAATATCATGCTCTTATCAACTCTGGTGAAATTTCCCCTGATATTTATATCCGGAATTTTTATGCCGGTTGATCAGCTCCCTCCGCTGGGCCAGATATTAGCCTTTATTTCACCCCTTACATACTTTACCGATATTGTACGGTTTTCGTATACCGGTGCAGGAAGTTTTCCGATTAGTTTTGATCTTGGAATGTTGCTGGCATTCACAATTATCCTGATTCTGGCAAGCGTGGTTCTCCATAAAAAAACCATGCCGCTTCGGATATAAATTTTTTAAATAAAGAATGTTTCTTGTTCTTTAGGAACTTTTTATTCCTGCGATGATATTCTGGATAACCGGCATAACAGACTGTGATGAACCGGTTATCTCCTTCCCGGCAAGTCCTGCTGACAGGAGGTTCTGATCAACAGGGATTTCTCCGATGATTTTGTCAGCGGGGAGATCTTTTCTCATCTGGGTACTGATTTCCTGTGTGACTTTATTGAGAACAAAGTACATCGGAAGACTCAGGGACGCGGCCATATCTGCAGCTTTTTTTGCGAGAAGAACAGACTCATACGAAGGGTCAAGGACCATCAGAACAGCATCAGCTCCTTCCTCAACTCCCCGTCCAAAGTGTTCGAGACCAGCTTCAGTATCGATGATCACCATCTCGTTATCCAAGAGTTTGAGGTTTTTCAGAAACTGTTTGGCTACAAAACCCATGGGACAGGCACATCCTTCACCGGCATGATGTATCTTTCCGATAGAAAGAAGTCTCACGGTACCGTTTTCTGCAATACAGGCAGGGGGAATGTCCTGAAGCTTCCATTCCTGGTCAAATAACTGTAGATTCATAATGCCCTCAGAACTCTTCATGGCTGACATCATCTTCCCCAAAAGTTCCTGTTTTCCTCCCATCTGATCCATAAGATCAGTCGGATGGTTCACTCCAAGGAACCGGTGAAGTCCGAGATTTGATTCATCGGTATCTACGACCATGACTTTTTTTCCATCTTTTCCATAATACTCTGCAAGAAGAGCGGTCAGAGTGCTTTTTCCGCTGCCTCCTTTTCCACAAATAAGTATCTTCATATTACATGCAACTCCTATATTTCATGTGATTTACATCATTTTTTGGGGTACTGATTCGAATCCCACCACATACATACCCGTGTGGTCATGCCATTTTCGATGAAAGACTGTCCGTTCATGTAAATTTTATCCTTGAGATATTCTTTGATAAGAGGATCATAATTATCAGAACACCCAATCTGCCGCCTCATTTCATAGACTGCATCGTCCATGGATTGATACTTTTTCTCATATTTCATCTCATGCACCGTCATATTCGGGTAAATCCCTTTTTGATACAGCACATTATACAAAACATCAGATTTCGGACCATGTGAGTAAGATTCGTTATGTATATCCGGCCATAACCGTTCCATGTGCCGTTCCCAGGGTGTTGTTCCTGCAAACCAGAAAAGCCATATCTGGCCAGAAGAAACAGCGAGCATTTTGTCAATGGCAGCACTAATATCGGGCATTCCAAGAGAGTACGATGCAACAATGATGTCAAATCTTTCCGTAAGATCTGAAGAAGGATCGACATCCTCCCATCGTTTTGGAACAATAGTAAGATTATGTACCTGTAATTCAGCAATCTGGTCCTTCATGACTTCAATCATTCCGGGAGACGGTTCTATGGCAGTGACATGTGCTGCCCGTTCTGCAAACGGAAAGGCAAGTGTTCCGGGACCTGCACCGATATCAAGAATTCGGCTTTCATGGGTTATCGGAAGTCGTGATAATACCTGCTCTATCCGTTCAGGGTTTTCCCGTGACATATTCAGAAATTCAAGGGCACGCTCTTTTGAATTCCAAAGAGAGGCACAGTCTCCGACTTCTTTGAGTCTGCTCCCTGCTTCATACTGTTCTTTCCATATGTGAGCCCAGTCTATCATTTTAATCGTCAAATTCGATAAATTAATGTTTGTTTATGCTTCAGAAGGGCTGAGGCCAGGAACAATGCACCGCACCCCTCCGACCATTCCCATCATAACAGGAAGACCGTATACGTCTTCAATAATCTCCGGTGTAACGGCATCATATGAACCATGGAAGTGAATATACCCGTCTTTTAAAAAGATGAAACGGTCAGCATATCGCAGTGCCTGATTGAGATCATGCATGGTCATCACTGCAGCAATTCCATGTTCTCTTACAATTCCTGCAATTGTTGAAAGGATATCCACCTGGTTTTTCAGATCAAGACTACTGGTAGGTTCGTCAAGGAGTAAGATCCGTGGTTCCTGGACAAGTGCACGAGCAATGGCGATCTTCTGCAGTTCACCCCCGCTCATCTCATCGATGTACGAGAGCCGGAGATTATCCATTGACAGCCGGCTGAAAATGGCATCAACAATACGGAGATCCCGATCACTCACATCCCAACCGATATGAGGCCTTCTGCCGAGAAGAACGGCATCAAACGCAGTGAGTCTTCCGGTCTCAACCCGCTGGGGAACATATCCGGCCCGACGGGCAATTTCAAGCGTTTCAAGTGTTTGGATCTCTGATCCATCCAGATAAATATGGCCCTTTTTCGCGTTAAGTATCCTGTTCAGGCATTTGAGAAGTGTGGTCTTCCCTACCCCGTTAGGACCGAGAATCGCCATTATTTCGCCATGATTTACTTCAAATGCAATATCATGCAGTACATCGTGATTCCTGTACAAAAAACCGAGTTCCTGAACATTCAGAATCATCGCTTATACCCCCTGATGATAAGATAAATAAATACCGGAGCCCCCATAAAGGCTGTAAGGACTGCAACAGGAAGGACATATGGGGCAACAATAAGCCGTGCAACGGTGTCAGATGTCAGGAGCAGGATACCTCCCATTACGCACGATCCGGGGATCAGGTACCGCTGATCATCACCGATGATTCGTCGTACCATATGGGGACAGACAAGGCCGACAAATCCGATGACTCCAAGAAATGCAACAAGAACGGCGGTTATCATTGCAGAAATTGTCATTCCAAACAACCTGACTTGTTCCACGTTCACCCCAAGGCCTTTTGCAGTCTCATTTCCCGCATCAATCGCATTGTAATTCCACCGGTTTAAGAGAAAATAAATGCAGGCAAGGGTGACAAGGACTGACATAAGGCCGAGTTCAGACCAGTTTGCACGGCTTACATCACCAAATGTCCAGAATACAACAGCGGCTAGTTGTGTATCTGATGCAAAATACTGCAGAAACATGGTCCCGGCAGTAAATAATGAAGATAATGCTACACCAGTGAGGACCATTACTTCAGGGGATGCTCCCCTAATTCGGGAGATCATAAGAATTACTCCCGTTGCAATCATACAAAAGATGAATGCAGATATGGTGGTGATGTACGGGTTATTTATGGTAATCGGGTTAGCAATGGTGGATTGTATCTTTCCTGTCCCTAAAAATATCACCGATACTGCAGCTCCAAATGCACCTGCATTGGATATTCCCAATGTGAATGGCGATCCCAGGGGATTTCTGAGAATTGACTGCATCGCAACCCCTGCCACAGAAAGACCAATACCTGCAATAATTGCGGTCAATGCCTGTGGAAGCCTGATATTCCAGATGATTGCATCGTATTTATGATTCACATTTTGTCCAAAAAGTGTCATAAGAACATCATATGGTGGTATGGAGACAGCACCAACTGAAATGGATATGATAAACAGAAAGAATAGGAGAATAATTCCAAAAACAATCCAGAGGTATTTTATTCTGACATAACCGAGATAATCAGCTGGGATTCTTCCATCAGCG from Methanospirillum hungatei JF-1 includes the following:
- a CDS encoding ABC transporter permease, with protein sequence MNTRIIGEQVLRAWAVAKKDIRIYYYKPPVLISGILMPVFLYLAFLMGSKPISMSFLISGLLGMTLFFTSTAVSPVIFPWEGQAKTLERLVSCPISPEAIILGDLIASSVFGIAVTLVALIIGLILGASVLNFFLLICVIILGALCFSAIGILLSVPPTAIPQNIMLLSTLVKFPLIFISGIFMPVDQLPPLGQILAFISPLTYFTDIVRFSYTGAGSFPISFDLGMLLAFTIILILASVVLHKKTMPLRI
- a CDS encoding P-loop NTPase — encoded protein: MKILICGKGGSGKSTLTALLAEYYGKDGKKVMVVDTDESNLGLHRFLGVNHPTDLMDQMGGKQELLGKMMSAMKSSEGIMNLQLFDQEWKLQDIPPACIAENGTVRLLSIGKIHHAGEGCACPMGFVAKQFLKNLKLLDNEMVIIDTEAGLEHFGRGVEEGADAVLMVLDPSYESVLLAKKAADMAASLSLPMYFVLNKVTQEISTQMRKDLPADKIIGEIPVDQNLLSAGLAGKEITGSSQSVMPVIQNIIAGIKSS
- a CDS encoding class I SAM-dependent methyltransferase, which gives rise to MIDWAHIWKEQYEAGSRLKEVGDCASLWNSKERALEFLNMSRENPERIEQVLSRLPITHESRILDIGAGPGTLAFPFAERAAHVTAIEPSPGMIEVMKDQIAELQVHNLTIVPKRWEDVDPSSDLTERFDIIVASYSLGMPDISAAIDKMLAVSSGQIWLFWFAGTTPWERHMERLWPDIHNESYSHGPKSDVLYNVLYQKGIYPNMTVHEMKYEKKYQSMDDAVYEMRRQIGCSDNYDPLIKEYLKDKIYMNGQSFIENGMTTRVCMWWDSNQYPKK
- a CDS encoding ABC transporter ATP-binding protein — its product is MILNVQELGFLYRNHDVLHDIAFEVNHGEIMAILGPNGVGKTTLLKCLNRILNAKKGHIYLDGSEIQTLETLEIARRAGYVPQRVETGRLTAFDAVLLGRRPHIGWDVSDRDLRIVDAIFSRLSMDNLRLSYIDEMSGGELQKIAIARALVQEPRILLLDEPTSSLDLKNQVDILSTIAGIVREHGIAAVMTMHDLNQALRYADRFIFLKDGYIHFHGSYDAVTPEIIEDVYGLPVMMGMVGGVRCIVPGLSPSEA
- a CDS encoding FecCD family ABC transporter permease, yielding MHVADGRIPADYLGYVRIKYLWIVFGIILLFFLFIISISVGAVSIPPYDVLMTLFGQNVNHKYDAIIWNIRLPQALTAIIAGIGLSVAGVAMQSILRNPLGSPFTLGISNAGAFGAAVSVIFLGTGKIQSTIANPITINNPYITTISAFIFCMIATGVILMISRIRGASPEVMVLTGVALSSLFTAGTMFLQYFASDTQLAAVVFWTFGDVSRANWSELGLMSVLVTLACIYFLLNRWNYNAIDAGNETAKGLGVNVEQVRLFGMTISAMITAVLVAFLGVIGFVGLVCPHMVRRIIGDDQRYLIPGSCVMGGILLLTSDTVARLIVAPYVLPVAVLTAFMGAPVFIYLIIRGYKR